The DNA segment CTTGAAGGTGCCCATCTGCGCCAGCTCCAGCAAGCCGCGACGTACCCTGGCCCGGTCGGCACTGTCGGGCCGCGCCATGGTGTCAAACAATGCCAGGCGCACTACGCGCTGCGGCGCCTGGCGCAGAATCTCCATAGCCACATAACCGCCCATGGACAACGCCGCCAGGGCGAATTGCGGTGGCGCCGCTTGCAGCACCCGTGTGGCCATCGCCGCAACCGAAGTGTCTTGGGTCAGGTCGGGGATCTGCACATGGCGGTCGCGAGCGATCAGCGCCTGCTGCTGCGCCCACAGGCGGGCATCGTTGAGCAGGCCGGGGAGCATGACGAGAGGAAGAGTCAAAGGAGCAGTCCAGTCGGGCGAAGGGCCACAGTTTAAACCGCCTGTGCAACAGAGCAACCGTCTGGCCTGCCCTTTTCAGCGCCTTTGAGCAGGCACGCAGAAAAGACCCTTGATTGCTCAAGAGCCTTTTGCGCAATTGAATTGACGCGGCTTACAGCGGCGGCGGGATGGTCGCCAGCAAGCCAATCAAAATGGTCACAGCCAAGAACCCAAGCATGAAAAACGCCATCTTGCCCATCAGATTGCTCCCATAGCCCTAAAAGATCATGGGGCCATGATGCCGCAGCCACTGATCCGGTTACAGATTCAGAAACCTGAATAAAAACCGGATCAGATGGCCGACTGTTCTGCGGCCAGTTCCTGCTGGTCCAAGTAGCGGTTGCCGATCCGCGCATGGGGCCGGCCACCATCGGCGGCGCCCAGCACCACCACGATTTCGTCGGCGCGTGGCGCGTCGTCGATGCGCAACTCCAGGGTCAGATAGTGGGAGCGCAAGCCCTCATCGTCCTTGTGCATCATCGGCACCTGAATGGAGGTGCCCGCCCCGCCGCGCTTGTTGGTGAACACCAGGTAACTCTTGGCGTCCACCGCCTCACGAAAGTGATTGCCGAAGCGCAAGGTGTGGATCACCGCCGAGGCATGCTCGATTTCGCCCGCCTCCCCAACCACTGCGGCCTTGCCATAGGCCTCAATGCGCGCAGCACCACCGATGGCCTGGGCCAGTTGCGCAACGATCAGTTGCCCAAGGTCCGAACAATGCTCACGAATCTGCGGTTTGAAGTCCTCGACAAAGCCGCGACCGTGCCAGGGGTTAGTGATGATTGCCGCCACCGCGACCATGTTCAGTGGCGTCTGCACTGCTTTGCCACCTTCGATGAAGATCTGTTCTTTATACGTGACGAGTTTGCGGATCTGAAATGCCATGGAGCCTCCGATTTATGAACACCGTATTACGGTATACCAATGTTCTGTAATCCATAGGCACGGATAACAGGCTCAGATCCGGGCGTTTTTTGCAGAGCAGCGTCTTCAATGCCTCCGATTCAGCTTCATGCCAAACAAGTCATCTGATCCGTAAATAAATATCGAAAATGCATCTGGTGTCGTTTTTTTCCCGCAGGCATGCTGACGCCTCGATCCGCATGACACGACCTGCCCATGAAGCGCTACGAACAACTTGCCGAAGACATCGCCCAGATGATCCGCAACCGGACCCTCAAGGGCGGTGAGAAGCTGCCATCGGTGCGGGTCGCCAGCCAGCGCTTTGCGGTCAGCCCCTCAACCGTGTTCCAGGCCTATTACCGGCTTGAAGACCGCGGGCTGATCCAGGCGCGGGAGCGTTCGGGCTATTACGTGCGTGAACATGCCAGCCGCTCGCTGAGCGAACCGGCCATTCATCTGAGCCCTTCACTGGGCACCGAGGTGGATGTCAGCGAGCTGGTGTTTTCGGTGCTGGGCAGCTTGCAGGACCCGCAAACCGTGCCGTTTGGTTCGGCGTTTCCCAGCCCGGACCTGTTCCCCCTGCCGCGCCTGGCCCGCTCCATGGCCCACAGCGTGCGCGGGCTGCTGCCCCATGCGGTGATCGCCGACATGACCAGCGGCAACCAGGAACTGCGGCGCCAGATCGCGCTGCGCTACCTCAACAGCGGCGTGCACCCGGAACGCGAAGAACTGGTCATCACCAATGGCGCGATGGAAGCCCTGAGCCTGTGCCTGCAAACCGTGACCCAGCCGGGCGACCTGGTGGCTATCGAGGCTCCGGCGTTTTATGCCTGTTTGCAGATGCTCGAACGCCTCAAGCTCAAGGCCGTGGAAATACCGGTGCACCCGCGTGACGGCGTGGACCTTGAGCAACTGGCCGACCGCCTCGGGCAATTGCCGATCAAGGCCTGCTGGTTCATGAGCAGCCTGCAGAACCCGCTGGGCGCGAGCATGCCCGATGCCAACAAACAGGCGCTGTACGAGTTGCTCAAGACCCATCAGGTGCCGCTGATCGAAGACGATGTCTATGCCGAGCTGTATTACGGCAGCCGCGCGCCACGCCCGGTCAAGAGCCTGGACACCGAAGGCCTGGTGATGCACTGCGGTTCGTTTTCCAAATGCCTGGCACCGGGTTACCGGGTCGGCTGGGTGGCGGGCGGACGCTATGCGCAAAAAATCAGCCGCCTGAAACTGATGACCAGCATTTCGCCCTCGGTGCCCGCGCAAGCGGCCATTGCCGATTACCTGCAACACGGCGGTTTCGACCGGCACCTGCGCAAATTGCGCCATACCCTGGAGATGCAACAAGGCGCGATGCTCGCCTCGGCGGCCCGGCACTTTCCGGAACAAACCCGGGTCACCCGGCCAACCGGCGGATACTTTCTGTGGTTTGAGTTTCCCGAACGGGTCGACTCGCTGAAGCTTTACCAAATGGCGCTGGCGCAGGGCATCAGCATCGCGCCAGGGCCAATGTTCTCGGCGCAGCGCGGCTTCAGCCACTGTGCGCGGCTCAACCATGGCTACCCGTGGACCCCGCAGCGCGAAGCGGCGATGGGGGTACTGGGGCGGATTCTGCAGGCGTTCTGAGCTGATTTTTTATGCGTTGAGCATGCCTTCGACCTGCGCCAGGCTGACCTTGGGAATCACCCGCTCGGGGATTCGCGAGCGTGGCGACAGGTTGTACACCGCAAAGTCCTCGCCCACCACCTTGTCAGCCATGATCTGCAACGACGGCAAAATTCGCCGCTGAAAATGCTGGTCCAGGCCGCAGGGTGAATTGGCCGGATCGTTCGGGCTGGCCTCGTAAAAGCGCCCGGCCGACTGATCCAGATCCACGCCCACCAGAAAGACCTTGCGAAACCCCGAGTGATAGGCGATTTGCAGCGCCAGATACGCCACCGTGCGCGCATCAAAAAAGCCTTGCGACAGGTCCTTGCTGAACCCCAGCGAACGGGCACGGCGGCTCCAGAAAGCGCCGCTGCGCACCAGGTTGCGCTCGCGGCGCAGCAACGTACGCAACAGCGACGGCGGCCCGGCCTTCTTCAGAGGCAGGACTTTATCTGCCGACAGCGCAGGCAGGTCGTCCAGCAGCTCGTCCCATACAGCCAGGCGCTGGCTACGCTGAACGGCCTCGTTGAACAACTGCGGTTGCTGGCGTGGAAAATCCTTGTCGGTGCAGGCGTAACAGAAAGGTCGGATGCTGGTGCGGGCGAACATCGAGATCGCGCCGTTCATGGTAATCATCGGCACCTTGGCAAAACGCTCAATAGGAAAGTCCCGCGCCGATGGGCCGGAGGCGACGATAAATACGGCGTTGTGCTCGCCGCTGCCTGTGCTACGCCGTACAAGCGGGTGGTTGCTGGCCAATGGCACGATGCTGCTCCCTGGTCTGGCCGGATACCCGACGCTTCAAATCTGGCCGACAGGTATAAACGTCATTCTTTTCCGGGCAATCGCCGCTTGGTAGTGCTCTGCTACACAGCTGACACATTCGCTGATCTGCCTGCGCGACCGACCTCGTAGGAGCGGCTTTAGCCGCGAAAAGCTTCGCTGCTAAAGCCGCTCCTACGAATCAAGCGCAACCCGGTCCCAAGGTGCAACATCGCCGCCAAATCGCTCGGCCAGAAACTCGATAAGCAAGCGCAGCGGTAACGGCTGGTGGCGCCGCGACAGGTAGACGGCGTGGATATTCATGGTATCGAGTGCATAGTCGGGCAACACCACCTGCAGTGTGCCGCGGGCCAGCGCCTCGCCCACGTAATAGGTCGGCAGCATCGCAATCCCCGCACCCGCCAGTGCGGCGGCCAACACGATGGAGGTTTCGTTCGCCGTCAGGCTGCCTCGCGCTTGTACGACTGTCAGTTGCTCGCCCTTGCGCAGGTTGTAACTGGTCGCAAAGCCATGACTGTGCAGAATGCTTTTATGCGCCGCCAGATCCTCGGGGCTTAAAGGCGTACCGACCCGGGCCAGATAAGCCGGCGACGCGCACAGGACCGATCGGCAGACCGCCAGACGCCGAGCGACCAGTTCGTCATCGATGCGCTGGCTGAGGCGAATGGCCAGATCGATGCGGTCCTGGACCAGATCGACCGTCCTGTCGACCATCACCAGGTCAATCTCGACTTTGGGGTGCAGGGCCTGAAACTCCACCACCGCTGCGGTCAATTGCGCCTGCGCGAACGACGGCGCCGAGGTCAGCCGCAGCCGCCCCTGCACCTCGCCGGCCTGACTGGCTTGCGAAACAATGTCGCCGGCCAGGCTGACCATTTCCCGGCAGCTCTTGAGCGCCTGCTCACCGGCATCGGTCAAGGCCAACCTGCGCGTGGTGCGGTGTAGCAGACGCACGCCCAGCCAGGCTTCCAGCCCTTCAAGGTAGCGGCTGGTCA comes from the Pseudomonas sp. StFLB209 genome and includes:
- a CDS encoding amino acid synthesis family protein, giving the protein MAFQIRKLVTYKEQIFIEGGKAVQTPLNMVAVAAIITNPWHGRGFVEDFKPQIREHCSDLGQLIVAQLAQAIGGAARIEAYGKAAVVGEAGEIEHASAVIHTLRFGNHFREAVDAKSYLVFTNKRGGAGTSIQVPMMHKDDEGLRSHYLTLELRIDDAPRADEIVVVLGAADGGRPHARIGNRYLDQQELAAEQSAI
- the mapR gene encoding GntR family transcriptional regulator MpaR (MapR regulates genes involved in Pseudomonas quinolone signal (PQS) production and anthranilate metabolism) translates to MKRYEQLAEDIAQMIRNRTLKGGEKLPSVRVASQRFAVSPSTVFQAYYRLEDRGLIQARERSGYYVREHASRSLSEPAIHLSPSLGTEVDVSELVFSVLGSLQDPQTVPFGSAFPSPDLFPLPRLARSMAHSVRGLLPHAVIADMTSGNQELRRQIALRYLNSGVHPEREELVITNGAMEALSLCLQTVTQPGDLVAIEAPAFYACLQMLERLKLKAVEIPVHPRDGVDLEQLADRLGQLPIKACWFMSSLQNPLGASMPDANKQALYELLKTHQVPLIEDDVYAELYYGSRAPRPVKSLDTEGLVMHCGSFSKCLAPGYRVGWVAGGRYAQKISRLKLMTSISPSVPAQAAIADYLQHGGFDRHLRKLRHTLEMQQGAMLASAARHFPEQTRVTRPTGGYFLWFEFPERVDSLKLYQMALAQGISIAPGPMFSAQRGFSHCARLNHGYPWTPQREAAMGVLGRILQAF
- a CDS encoding lipopolysaccharide biosynthesis protein translates to MPLASNHPLVRRSTGSGEHNAVFIVASGPSARDFPIERFAKVPMITMNGAISMFARTSIRPFCYACTDKDFPRQQPQLFNEAVQRSQRLAVWDELLDDLPALSADKVLPLKKAGPPSLLRTLLRRERNLVRSGAFWSRRARSLGFSKDLSQGFFDARTVAYLALQIAYHSGFRKVFLVGVDLDQSAGRFYEASPNDPANSPCGLDQHFQRRILPSLQIMADKVVGEDFAVYNLSPRSRIPERVIPKVSLAQVEGMLNA
- a CDS encoding LysR family transcriptional regulator — its product is MDRLTAMRVFVEIVERGSMSAAAEALDMSRAMTSRYLEGLEAWLGVRLLHRTTRRLALTDAGEQALKSCREMVSLAGDIVSQASQAGEVQGRLRLTSAPSFAQAQLTAAVVEFQALHPKVEIDLVMVDRTVDLVQDRIDLAIRLSQRIDDELVARRLAVCRSVLCASPAYLARVGTPLSPEDLAAHKSILHSHGFATSYNLRKGEQLTVVQARGSLTANETSIVLAAALAGAGIAMLPTYYVGEALARGTLQVVLPDYALDTMNIHAVYLSRRHQPLPLRLLIEFLAERFGGDVAPWDRVALDS